The following are encoded in a window of Diorhabda sublineata isolate icDioSubl1.1 chromosome 3, icDioSubl1.1, whole genome shotgun sequence genomic DNA:
- the LOC130440927 gene encoding serine/threonine-protein kinase MARK2-like isoform X19, whose protein sequence is MSEGVSPWKINQHDLGLTTLKDRREKITKAGKYSDRYKDAFSHEVPDEEKFSLSVKCRDTMELYRKLAKGGRSDESSPTACSKFTTEKMKLAVGKKGSNATNDLNKQENALIAFKLVPEGTHKPSSPLALSQKGNTNKTRKSVNIYSVNTAVPPPSPKLIGSPPGFPPKQASPVALSTILNGNNNTLDSTLSHLQNVENIISKLDEHEKKENNLKKFEELIKKFNPKATVTTKAKIAPVELTPKPLEVSGELLKSQEHILSPIKHFSEVEDLPGKGLKEEDEQPQNFNRDVKERKSMDTKENKPKVSKQPLSRTASDAQEKPVNNMKRQPRLSRERTSRKTNDSTVESTRSSSASMRNRSRVGEEPTIGKYKLLKTIGKGNFAKVKLAKHVPTGKEVAIKIIDKTQLTPGSLQKLFREVRIMKMLDHPNIVKLFQVIETEKTLYLVMEYASGGEVFDYLVLHGRMKEKEARAKFRQIVSAVQYCHQKRIIHRDLKAENLLLDSEMNIKIADFGFSNEFTPGNKLDTFCGSPPYAAPELFQGKKYDGPEVDVWSLGVILYTLVSGSLPFDGSTLRELRERVLRGKYRIPFYMSTDCENLLKKFLVLNPAKRASLETIMKDKWMNQGYENDELKPYVEPEQDMSDPKRIEALVCLGFNRYDVENSLDSQKYDDAFATYLLLGRKSTDPESDGSRSGSSLSLRNMTGQQQAAPQPAIQSPQHRGVHRSISATHAKPNRRASSGATGPGLALLPDLALQLHKKSETLRTGAQPQVPAAQINNQQSSGFKRQNTVDSATIKENSARLNARPASAQPKTTTENSIQAPTKARTVFNKNQALSLGTTVGRRSTISYDGKSDSTEKTNMAADTPGPDAIGAGDTLRPGKGHVKSASVSSSGPEPATDPLRTSSRTTASPAVTRQQAFPRNTSSRSTFHSGQTRPRATYAQGSPGDSPHTRPSFFSKFSLKGFTKRRREISGDVPPHQEVPPPE, encoded by the exons ATGAGCGAAGGAGTTAGCCCTTGGAAGATCAACCAACATGATCTCGGATTGACTACTTTGAAAGATAGAAGAGAAAAAATTACGAAAGCCGGAAAATATTCCGATCGGTATAAAGACGCTTTTTCTCATGAAGTGCCCGACGAAGAAAAATTCTCTTTGAGTGTAAAGTGTCGCGATACGATGGAACTATATCGAAAGTTAGCGAAAGGTGGAAGATCGGACGAGTCTTCCCCGACGGCTTGTTCGAAATTTACAAccgaaaaaatgaaattggcTGTAGGTAAAAAAGGTAGTAACGCTACCAATGACTTGAATAAACAAGAAAACGCCCTTATAGCGTTCAAATTAGTACCGGAAGGTACTCACAAACCAAGCAGTCCCTTAGCTCTCTCTCAGAAAGGGAATAccaataaaactagaaaaagtGTTAATATTTATAGTGTAAATACGGCTGTGCCTCCACCTAGTCCAAAATTAATCGGATCACCACCCGGATTTCCACCAAAACAAGCTTCGCCAGTTGCTCTAAGTACCATTTTAAACGGAAACAACAATACATTAGATAGTACTCTATCCCATTTACAGAACGTAGAAAACATCATCAGCAAATTGGACGAACacgaaaaaaaagaaaataatctaaagaaatttgaagaattgattaaaaaattcaatcccAAAGCAACGGTTACCACTAAAGCTAAAATAGCCCCTGTCGAATTAACTCCAAAACCTTTAGAAGTATCCGGCGAACTTCTCAAATCCCAAGAACACATATTGAGTCCCATCAAACATTTTAGCGAAGTCGAAGATTTACCTGGTAAAGGACTAAAAGAAGAAGACGAACAACCGCAAAATTTTAACAGAGAtgttaaagaaagaaaaagtatGGATACCAAAGAAAATAAACCGAAAGTTAGTAAACAACCTTTGAGTAGGACAGCTTCTGATGCCCAGGAAAAACCCgttaataatatgaaaagaCAGCCTAGGCTTTCTAGGGAACGCACTTCACGCaaa ACCAATGACAGTACAGTGGAATCGACGCGCAGCAGTTCTGCGTCGATGCGGAACAGATCGAGAGTTGGAGAAGAACCGACCATCGGCAAATACAAATTACTCAAAACTATCGGCAAAGGTAATTTCGCCAAAGTCAAATTGGCCAAGCACGTGCCGACGGGAAAAGAGGTGGCAATCAAGATCATCGATAAAACTCAGCTGACACCTGGTTCACTCCAAAAACTATTTAGAGAA gtaagaataatgaaaatgttaGACCATCCGAATATAGTGAAACTATTTCAAGTTATCGAAACCGAAAAAACTTTGTACCTGGTTATGGAATACGCTTCAGGTGGTGAAGTATTCGATTATCTCGTCCTGCACGGCAGGATGAAGGAGAAAGAAGCTCGTGCTAAGTTTAGGCAAATCGTCTCTGCAGTACAATACTGCCATCAAAAAAGAATTATACACAG AGATTTAAAGGCTGAAAACTTATTGTTGGATAgtgaaatgaatataaaaattgccGATTTCGGTTTCTCTAACGAATTTACACCTGGAAATAAATTAGATACTTTTTGCGGGAGTCCACCGTATGCAGCCCCCGAACTTTTTCAA GGTAAAAAATACGACGGTCCTGAAGTGGACGTTTGGTCGTTAGGCGTTATCCTTTACACGCTCGTATCCGGTAGTCTACCTTTCGACGGATCGACGTTGAGAGAACTAAGAGAACGAGTTCTAAGAGGAAAATATCGAATCCCTTTTTACATGAGTACCGATTGCGAGAATCTTTTGAAGAAATTCCTGGTGCTGAATCCGGCCAAAAGAGCCAGTTTGGAAACCATCATGAAGGACAAGTGGATGAACCAGGG ATACGAGAACGACGAATTAAAACCTTACGTCGAACCGGAACAAGACATGAGCGATCCAAAAAGGATAGAAGCTTTAGTGTGTTTAGGTTTCAATAGGTACGACGTAGAAAATTCGTTAGATTCGCAAAAATACGACGACGCTTTCGCGACGTATTTGCTATTAGGAAGAAAAAGTACAGAC CCGGAAAGTGATGGTAGTCGAAGCGGTAGCAGTTTATCTTTGCGCAATATGACCGGACAACAACAGGCTGCGCCCCAACCAGCTATACAAAGTCCTCAACATAGAGGCGTGCATCGCTCTATTTCTGCGACGCACGCTAAACCAAATAGGCGAGCATCCAGTGGCG CGACAGGGCCCGGTTTGGCACTTTTACCAGATCTCGCGCTccaattacataaaaaaa GTGAAACATTAAGAACAGGCGCTCAACCCCAAGTACCTGCCGCTCAAATTAACAATCAACAATCGTCCGGTTTTAAACGACAAAATACCGTCGACAGTGCTACCATTAAAGAAAATAGCGCAAGACTAAACGCAAGACCTGCCAGTGCTCAACCCAAAACTACGACGGAAAACA GTATACAAGCTCCGACTAAAGCTCGAACAGTATTTAATAAGAACCAAGCATTATCTTTAGGAACTACTGTCGGTCGAAGATCCACGATCAGTTACGATGGCAAATCGGACAGTACGGAAAAAACAAATATGGCCGCCGATACACCGGG ACCTGATGCTATCGGCGCCGGAGATACTTTAAGGCCTGGAAAGGGCCACGTGAAATCGGCATCGGTCAGTAGCAGCGGCCCTGAGCCAGCTACTGACCCTTTACGCACTAG tagTCGCACAACTGCTTCACCAGCAGTCACCAGGCAACAGGCCTTCCCCAGGAACACTTCATCGAGGAGCACTTTCCATTCTGGTCAAACCCGGCCTAGGGCAACGTACGCCCAAGGATCACCCGGTGATTCTCCCCATACCAGACCctcgtttttttcaaaattcagtcTCAAGGGTTTCACGAAAAG GAGGAGAGAGATTTCGGGGGACGTACCACCGCACCAAGAAGTTCCTCCTCCAGAGTAA
- the LOC130440927 gene encoding serine/threonine-protein kinase MARK2-like isoform X20, giving the protein MSEGVSPWKINQHDLGLTTLKDRREKITKAGKYSDRYKDAFSHEVPDEEKFSLSVKCRDTMELYRKLAKGGRSDESSPTACSKFTTEKMKLAVGKKGSNATNDLNKQENALIAFKLVPEGTHKPSSPLALSQKGNTNKTRKSVNIYSVNTAVPPPSPKLIGSPPGFPPKQASPVALSTILNGNNNTLDSTLSHLQNVENIISKLDEHEKKENNLKKFEELIKKFNPKATVTTKAKIAPVELTPKPLEVSGELLKSQEHILSPIKHFSEVEDLPGKGLKEEDEQPQNFNRDVKERKSMDTKENKPKVSKQPLSRTASDAQEKPVNNMKRQPRLSRERTSRKTNDSTVESTRSSSASMRNRSRVGEEPTIGKYKLLKTIGKGNFAKVKLAKHVPTGKEVAIKIIDKTQLTPGSLQKLFREVRIMKMLDHPNIVKLFQVIETEKTLYLVMEYASGGEVFDYLVLHGRMKEKEARAKFRQIVSAVQYCHQKRIIHRDLKAENLLLDSEMNIKIADFGFSNEFTPGNKLDTFCGSPPYAAPELFQGKKYDGPEVDVWSLGVILYTLVSGSLPFDGSTLRELRERVLRGKYRIPFYMSTDCENLLKKFLVLNPAKRASLETIMKDKWMNQGYENDELKPYVEPEQDMSDPKRIEALVCLGFNRYDVENSLDSQKYDDAFATYLLLGRKSTDPESDGSRSGSSLSLRNMTGQQQAAPQPAIQSPQHRGVHRSISATHAKPNRRASSGATGPGLALLPDLALQLHKKSETLRTGAQPQVPAAQINNQQSSGFKRQNTVDSATIKENSARLNARPASAQPKTTTENSIQAPTKARTVFNKNQALSLGTTVGRRSTISYDGKSDSTEKTNMAADTPGSRTTASPAVTRQQAFPRNTSSRSTFHSGQTRPRATYAQGSPGDSPHTRPSFFSKFSLKGFTKRRREISGDVPPHQEVPPPE; this is encoded by the exons ATGAGCGAAGGAGTTAGCCCTTGGAAGATCAACCAACATGATCTCGGATTGACTACTTTGAAAGATAGAAGAGAAAAAATTACGAAAGCCGGAAAATATTCCGATCGGTATAAAGACGCTTTTTCTCATGAAGTGCCCGACGAAGAAAAATTCTCTTTGAGTGTAAAGTGTCGCGATACGATGGAACTATATCGAAAGTTAGCGAAAGGTGGAAGATCGGACGAGTCTTCCCCGACGGCTTGTTCGAAATTTACAAccgaaaaaatgaaattggcTGTAGGTAAAAAAGGTAGTAACGCTACCAATGACTTGAATAAACAAGAAAACGCCCTTATAGCGTTCAAATTAGTACCGGAAGGTACTCACAAACCAAGCAGTCCCTTAGCTCTCTCTCAGAAAGGGAATAccaataaaactagaaaaagtGTTAATATTTATAGTGTAAATACGGCTGTGCCTCCACCTAGTCCAAAATTAATCGGATCACCACCCGGATTTCCACCAAAACAAGCTTCGCCAGTTGCTCTAAGTACCATTTTAAACGGAAACAACAATACATTAGATAGTACTCTATCCCATTTACAGAACGTAGAAAACATCATCAGCAAATTGGACGAACacgaaaaaaaagaaaataatctaaagaaatttgaagaattgattaaaaaattcaatcccAAAGCAACGGTTACCACTAAAGCTAAAATAGCCCCTGTCGAATTAACTCCAAAACCTTTAGAAGTATCCGGCGAACTTCTCAAATCCCAAGAACACATATTGAGTCCCATCAAACATTTTAGCGAAGTCGAAGATTTACCTGGTAAAGGACTAAAAGAAGAAGACGAACAACCGCAAAATTTTAACAGAGAtgttaaagaaagaaaaagtatGGATACCAAAGAAAATAAACCGAAAGTTAGTAAACAACCTTTGAGTAGGACAGCTTCTGATGCCCAGGAAAAACCCgttaataatatgaaaagaCAGCCTAGGCTTTCTAGGGAACGCACTTCACGCaaa ACCAATGACAGTACAGTGGAATCGACGCGCAGCAGTTCTGCGTCGATGCGGAACAGATCGAGAGTTGGAGAAGAACCGACCATCGGCAAATACAAATTACTCAAAACTATCGGCAAAGGTAATTTCGCCAAAGTCAAATTGGCCAAGCACGTGCCGACGGGAAAAGAGGTGGCAATCAAGATCATCGATAAAACTCAGCTGACACCTGGTTCACTCCAAAAACTATTTAGAGAA gtaagaataatgaaaatgttaGACCATCCGAATATAGTGAAACTATTTCAAGTTATCGAAACCGAAAAAACTTTGTACCTGGTTATGGAATACGCTTCAGGTGGTGAAGTATTCGATTATCTCGTCCTGCACGGCAGGATGAAGGAGAAAGAAGCTCGTGCTAAGTTTAGGCAAATCGTCTCTGCAGTACAATACTGCCATCAAAAAAGAATTATACACAG AGATTTAAAGGCTGAAAACTTATTGTTGGATAgtgaaatgaatataaaaattgccGATTTCGGTTTCTCTAACGAATTTACACCTGGAAATAAATTAGATACTTTTTGCGGGAGTCCACCGTATGCAGCCCCCGAACTTTTTCAA GGTAAAAAATACGACGGTCCTGAAGTGGACGTTTGGTCGTTAGGCGTTATCCTTTACACGCTCGTATCCGGTAGTCTACCTTTCGACGGATCGACGTTGAGAGAACTAAGAGAACGAGTTCTAAGAGGAAAATATCGAATCCCTTTTTACATGAGTACCGATTGCGAGAATCTTTTGAAGAAATTCCTGGTGCTGAATCCGGCCAAAAGAGCCAGTTTGGAAACCATCATGAAGGACAAGTGGATGAACCAGGG ATACGAGAACGACGAATTAAAACCTTACGTCGAACCGGAACAAGACATGAGCGATCCAAAAAGGATAGAAGCTTTAGTGTGTTTAGGTTTCAATAGGTACGACGTAGAAAATTCGTTAGATTCGCAAAAATACGACGACGCTTTCGCGACGTATTTGCTATTAGGAAGAAAAAGTACAGAC CCGGAAAGTGATGGTAGTCGAAGCGGTAGCAGTTTATCTTTGCGCAATATGACCGGACAACAACAGGCTGCGCCCCAACCAGCTATACAAAGTCCTCAACATAGAGGCGTGCATCGCTCTATTTCTGCGACGCACGCTAAACCAAATAGGCGAGCATCCAGTGGCG CGACAGGGCCCGGTTTGGCACTTTTACCAGATCTCGCGCTccaattacataaaaaaa GTGAAACATTAAGAACAGGCGCTCAACCCCAAGTACCTGCCGCTCAAATTAACAATCAACAATCGTCCGGTTTTAAACGACAAAATACCGTCGACAGTGCTACCATTAAAGAAAATAGCGCAAGACTAAACGCAAGACCTGCCAGTGCTCAACCCAAAACTACGACGGAAAACA GTATACAAGCTCCGACTAAAGCTCGAACAGTATTTAATAAGAACCAAGCATTATCTTTAGGAACTACTGTCGGTCGAAGATCCACGATCAGTTACGATGGCAAATCGGACAGTACGGAAAAAACAAATATGGCCGCCGATACACCGGG tagTCGCACAACTGCTTCACCAGCAGTCACCAGGCAACAGGCCTTCCCCAGGAACACTTCATCGAGGAGCACTTTCCATTCTGGTCAAACCCGGCCTAGGGCAACGTACGCCCAAGGATCACCCGGTGATTCTCCCCATACCAGACCctcgtttttttcaaaattcagtcTCAAGGGTTTCACGAAAAG GAGGAGAGAGATTTCGGGGGACGTACCACCGCACCAAGAAGTTCCTCCTCCAGAGTAA